In Sphaerodactylus townsendi isolate TG3544 linkage group LG13, MPM_Stown_v2.3, whole genome shotgun sequence, one DNA window encodes the following:
- the RNF34 gene encoding E3 ubiquitin-protein ligase RNF34 isoform X3: protein MKAGATSMWASCCGLLNEVMGTGAVRGQQSGFGAGANPFRFTPNTDFTVYTSSAPGGANIVCKACGLSFSVFRKKHVCCECKKDFCSMCSVLQENLRRCSTCQLLQETAFQRPQLMRLKVKDLRQYLVLRNIPTDTCREKEDLVDLVMCHHGLASAEDTDTGSLHSSRSQTASFSAHPMPLSGSGSSSQGELANRHESTGNEVQLQIPGQSRKRARASLSDLSSLDDIEGLTVRQLKEILARNFVNYSGCCEKWELVEKVSRLYRETEANHRTPEGEKTQLNEDDDNLCRICMDAIIDCVLLECGHMVTCTKCGKRMSECPICRQYVVRAVHVFKS from the exons GCAGGAGCAACATCCATGTGGGCTTCCTGTTGTGGGTTGCTGAATGAAGTCATGGGCACTGGAGCTGTTCGTGGTCAGCAGTCTGGATTTGGAGCGGGAGCAAACCCATTTAGGTTTACACCAAACACCGACTTCACTGTGTACACATCTTCAGCACCAGGAGGAGCCAATATCGTCTGCAAAGCATGTGGCCTTTCGTTCTCCGTGTTCAGGAAAAAG CACGTGTGCTGCGAGTGCAAGAAGGACTTCTGCTCCATGTGTTCAGTCTTGCAAGAGAACCTGCGAAGATGCTCCACCTGCCAGTTGTTGCAGGAGACAGCATTTCAGCGGCCGCAGCTGATGCGCTTGAAAGTGAAAGATCTGCGCCAGTATCTGGTTCTTAGGAACATCCCCACAGATACCTGTCGAGAAAAGGAAGACTTGGTGGACCTTGTCATGTGCCATCATGGGTTGGCTTCTGCGGAGGACACAGACACTGGCAGCTTGCATTCGTCACGCTCACAGACTGCTAGCTTTTCTGCACATCCCATGCCTCTGTCAGGCTCCGGATCGTCCTCTCAGGGTGAGCTTGCAAACAGGCACGAGAGCACCGGAAACGAAGTGCAGTTACAG ATTCCGGGACAGTCCAGAAAGCGCGCAAGGGCCTCCCTCTCTGATCTTTCAAGCCTGGACGACATTGAAGGCTTAACTGTCCGCCAGTTGAAGGAAATACTGGCTCGGAACTTTGTTAACTACTCAGGATGCTGTGAAAAATGGGAGCTGGTGGAGAAAGTGAGCCGGCTTTATAGGGAGACAGAGGCAAATCACAGGACCC CAGAAGGAGAGAAGACTCAGTTGAACGAGGACGACGACAACCTGTGCCGGATCTGCATGGATGCCATCATAGACTGTGTGCTGTTGGAGTGTGGCCATATGGTCACTTGCACCAAGTGCGGCAAGCGCATGAGCGAATGTCCCATCTGCCGCCAGTACGTCGTACGAGCCGTGCACGTGTTCAAATCATGA
- the RNF34 gene encoding E3 ubiquitin-protein ligase RNF34 isoform X1, translated as MKAGATSMWASCCGLLNEVMGTGAVRGQQSGFGAGANPFRFTPNTDFTVYTSSAPGGANIVCKACGLSFSVFRKKHVCCECKKDFCSMCSVLQENLRRCSTCQLLQETAFQRPQLMRLKVKDLRQYLVLRNIPTDTCREKEDLVDLVMCHHGLASAEDTDTGSLHSSRSQTASFSAHPMPLSGSGSSSQGELANRHESTGNEVQLQGQNDRLLADPGEDEKADEQIPGQSRKRARASLSDLSSLDDIEGLTVRQLKEILARNFVNYSGCCEKWELVEKVSRLYRETEANHRTPEGEKTQLNEDDDNLCRICMDAIIDCVLLECGHMVTCTKCGKRMSECPICRQYVVRAVHVFKS; from the exons GCAGGAGCAACATCCATGTGGGCTTCCTGTTGTGGGTTGCTGAATGAAGTCATGGGCACTGGAGCTGTTCGTGGTCAGCAGTCTGGATTTGGAGCGGGAGCAAACCCATTTAGGTTTACACCAAACACCGACTTCACTGTGTACACATCTTCAGCACCAGGAGGAGCCAATATCGTCTGCAAAGCATGTGGCCTTTCGTTCTCCGTGTTCAGGAAAAAG CACGTGTGCTGCGAGTGCAAGAAGGACTTCTGCTCCATGTGTTCAGTCTTGCAAGAGAACCTGCGAAGATGCTCCACCTGCCAGTTGTTGCAGGAGACAGCATTTCAGCGGCCGCAGCTGATGCGCTTGAAAGTGAAAGATCTGCGCCAGTATCTGGTTCTTAGGAACATCCCCACAGATACCTGTCGAGAAAAGGAAGACTTGGTGGACCTTGTCATGTGCCATCATGGGTTGGCTTCTGCGGAGGACACAGACACTGGCAGCTTGCATTCGTCACGCTCACAGACTGCTAGCTTTTCTGCACATCCCATGCCTCTGTCAGGCTCCGGATCGTCCTCTCAGGGTGAGCTTGCAAACAGGCACGAGAGCACCGGAAACGAAGTGCAGTTACAG GGACAGAATGACAGATTGTTGGCAGACCCTGGCGAAGATGAGAAGGCAGATGAGCAG ATTCCGGGACAGTCCAGAAAGCGCGCAAGGGCCTCCCTCTCTGATCTTTCAAGCCTGGACGACATTGAAGGCTTAACTGTCCGCCAGTTGAAGGAAATACTGGCTCGGAACTTTGTTAACTACTCAGGATGCTGTGAAAAATGGGAGCTGGTGGAGAAAGTGAGCCGGCTTTATAGGGAGACAGAGGCAAATCACAGGACCC CAGAAGGAGAGAAGACTCAGTTGAACGAGGACGACGACAACCTGTGCCGGATCTGCATGGATGCCATCATAGACTGTGTGCTGTTGGAGTGTGGCCATATGGTCACTTGCACCAAGTGCGGCAAGCGCATGAGCGAATGTCCCATCTGCCGCCAGTACGTCGTACGAGCCGTGCACGTGTTCAAATCATGA
- the RNF34 gene encoding E3 ubiquitin-protein ligase RNF34 isoform X2: MKAGATSMWASCCGLLNEVMGTGAVRGQQSGFGAGANPFRFTPNTDFTVYTSSAPGGANIVCKACGLSFSVFRKKHVCCECKKDFCSMCSVLQENLRRCSTCQLLQETAFQRPQLMRLKVKDLRQYLVLRNIPTDTCREKEDLVDLVMCHHGLASAEDTDTGSLHSSRSQTASFSAHPMPLSGSGSSSQGELANRHESTGNEVQLQGQNDRLLADPGEDEKADEQIPGQSRKRARASLSDLSSLDDIEGLTVRQLKEILARNFVNYSGCCEKWELVEKVSRLYRETEANHRTQGEKTQLNEDDDNLCRICMDAIIDCVLLECGHMVTCTKCGKRMSECPICRQYVVRAVHVFKS, from the exons GCAGGAGCAACATCCATGTGGGCTTCCTGTTGTGGGTTGCTGAATGAAGTCATGGGCACTGGAGCTGTTCGTGGTCAGCAGTCTGGATTTGGAGCGGGAGCAAACCCATTTAGGTTTACACCAAACACCGACTTCACTGTGTACACATCTTCAGCACCAGGAGGAGCCAATATCGTCTGCAAAGCATGTGGCCTTTCGTTCTCCGTGTTCAGGAAAAAG CACGTGTGCTGCGAGTGCAAGAAGGACTTCTGCTCCATGTGTTCAGTCTTGCAAGAGAACCTGCGAAGATGCTCCACCTGCCAGTTGTTGCAGGAGACAGCATTTCAGCGGCCGCAGCTGATGCGCTTGAAAGTGAAAGATCTGCGCCAGTATCTGGTTCTTAGGAACATCCCCACAGATACCTGTCGAGAAAAGGAAGACTTGGTGGACCTTGTCATGTGCCATCATGGGTTGGCTTCTGCGGAGGACACAGACACTGGCAGCTTGCATTCGTCACGCTCACAGACTGCTAGCTTTTCTGCACATCCCATGCCTCTGTCAGGCTCCGGATCGTCCTCTCAGGGTGAGCTTGCAAACAGGCACGAGAGCACCGGAAACGAAGTGCAGTTACAG GGACAGAATGACAGATTGTTGGCAGACCCTGGCGAAGATGAGAAGGCAGATGAGCAG ATTCCGGGACAGTCCAGAAAGCGCGCAAGGGCCTCCCTCTCTGATCTTTCAAGCCTGGACGACATTGAAGGCTTAACTGTCCGCCAGTTGAAGGAAATACTGGCTCGGAACTTTGTTAACTACTCAGGATGCTGTGAAAAATGGGAGCTGGTGGAGAAAGTGAGCCGGCTTTATAGGGAGACAGAGGCAAATCACAGGACCC AAGGAGAGAAGACTCAGTTGAACGAGGACGACGACAACCTGTGCCGGATCTGCATGGATGCCATCATAGACTGTGTGCTGTTGGAGTGTGGCCATATGGTCACTTGCACCAAGTGCGGCAAGCGCATGAGCGAATGTCCCATCTGCCGCCAGTACGTCGTACGAGCCGTGCACGTGTTCAAATCATGA